Proteins from a genomic interval of Gossypium hirsutum isolate 1008001.06 chromosome A09, Gossypium_hirsutum_v2.1, whole genome shotgun sequence:
- the LOC107935133 gene encoding desiccation-related protein PCC13-62 yields the protein MALAPCFVSFAAIVFISSFINSLLLPSAHPLDLNATILPIFDVDLLEFSLNLEYLEADFFLFGSFGQGLERVAPNLTRGSPPPIGAQKANLDSITNGLILQFGYQEVGHIKAIINVVRGFPRPQLDLSASTFAKVMDQAFDRPLQPPFNPYANNVSFLIAAYLIPYVGLTGYVDTIPKLFSTTSRKLVSGLLGIESGQDAVIRALLYPLRQVKVPPYDIDVDEFTRRISNLRNTLGRAGSKDEGLTVQVNEGAEGRVQGNVLAGDQFSLAYNRTPEEILRIVYGSGNASIPGGFFPKGAGGRIARSHLPNGYH from the exons ATGGCATTGGCACCTTGCTTTGTTTCCTTTGCAGCTATTGTTTTCATTTCTTCATTTATAaactctcttcttcttccttctgcACACCCTTTAGACTTAAATGCCACCATATTACCCATCTTTGATGTGGATTTGTTGGAGTTTTCTTTGAACCTCGAGTATTTAGAAGCTGATTTCTTCTTGTTCGGTTCTTTTGGCCAAGGCTTAGAAAGGGTAGCTCCTAACTTAACTCGGGGTAGTCCACCTCCTATTGGTGCCCAAAAGGCTAACCTTGACAGTATCACCAATGGTTTGATCCTTCAATTTGGTTACCAAGAAGTTGGCCACATAAA GGCAATTATAAACGTAGTGAGGGGGTTCCCAAGGCCACAACTTGATTTAAGTGCATCAACATTTGCAAAAGTGATGGACCAAGCATTTGATAGGCCATTGCAACCCCCATTTAATCCTTATGCTAATAATGTTAGCTTTCTCATTGCTGCCTATTTGATCCCTTATGTTGGACTTACCGGCTATGTTGATACTATCCCCAAGCTCTTTAGCACCACTTCAAGGAAG CTGGTTTCAGGCCTCCTAGGGATAGAATCTGGGCAAGATGCTGTTATAAGAGCATTACTATATCCGCTTAGACAAGTGAAGGTTCCTCCGTATGATATAGATGTAGACGAGTTCACGAGACGGATTTCAAACCTTAGAAACACACTAGGACGTGCTGGGAGCAAAGATGAAGGCCTTACGGTTCAAGTAAATGAGGGAGCCGAAGGCAGAGTGCAAGGCAACGTGCTCGCTGGGGATCAATTCTCGCTCGCCTACAATCGAACACCGGAAGAGATATTGAGGATTGTGTATGGAAGTGGCAATGCAAGCATCCCTGGTGGGTTCTTTCCTAAGGGAGCTGGTGGAAGAATTGCTAGGTCCCATTTACCCAATGGTTACCATTAG
- the LOC107935137 gene encoding galactinol synthase 2: protein MSPNVVVSGNNPNRAYVTFLAGNGDYVKGVVGLAKGLRKAKSLYPLVVAVLPDVPCDHREILRSQGCIVREIEPVYPPENQTQFAMAYYVINYSKLRIWEFVEYEKMIYLDGDIQVMDNIDHLFELEDGYFYAVMDCFCEKTWSNSPQYKIGYCQQCPEKTKWPVGMGWPPPRYFNAGMFVYQPCLFTYCRLLETLRVTPPTSFAEQDFLNMFFRDIYKPIPPTYNLVLALLWRHPENIDLDQVKVVHYCAAGSKPWRYTGKEENMDREDIKLLVKKWWDIYEDESLDYKNNNVITRATIDEPEKLGSLVSTTLSEDDDGVVNPQWTAPSAA, encoded by the exons ATGTCCCCAAATGTTGTTGTCTCTGGTAATAATCCCAACAGAGCTTATGTGACTTTCTTGGCCGGCAATGGTGATTATGTCAAAGGTGTTGTTGGTTTAGCCAAGGGTTTAAGGAAGGCTAAATCGTTGTACCCTTTGGTGGTGGCTGTTCTCCCTGATGTGCCATGCGACCACCGCGAGATCCTTCGGTCCCAAGGATGTATTGTTCGAGAGATTGAACCGGTTTATCCGCCGGAGAATCAGACCCAGTTTGCCATGGCTTATTATGTCATCAATTATTCCAAACTTCGTATTTGGGag tttgTGGAATATGAGAAAATGATATACTTAGATGGTGACATTCAAGTTATGGACAATATTGATCACCTTTTCGAGTTAGAGGACGGGTATTTTTATGCTGTTATGGACTGTTTCTGTGAGAAAACATGGTCCAATTCTCCTCAATACAAGATCGGATATTGTCAGCAATGCCCGGAAAAGACGAAGTGGCCAGTTGGAATGGGGTGGCCGCCGCCGCGCTACTTCAATGCTGGCATGTTCGTTTATCAACCTTGCCTTTTCACTTATTGTCGCCTCTTAGAGACCCTCAGAGTCACCCCTCCTACTTCTTTTGCTGAGCAg GACTTTCTGAATATGTTCTTTAGGGATATTTACAAACCAATCCCTCCTACTTACAACCTTGTCTTGGCTCTACTATGGCGTCACCCTGAAAATATAGATCTTGACCAAGTCAAAGTCGTTCACTACTGTGCTGCG GGATCAAAGCCATGGAGGTACACCGGTAAAGAAGAGAACATGGATAGGGAAGATATAAAGTTATTGGTGAAGAAATGGTGGGATATTTATGAAGATGAATCTTTGGATTACAAGAATAATAATGTTATTACGAGAGCCACCATTGATGAACCAGAAAAGCTTGGTTCCTTGGTCTCTACTACCTTGTCTGAAGATGATGATGGTGTTGTTAACCCCCAGTGGACTGCTCCCTCAGCTGCTTAA
- the LOC107935159 gene encoding E3 ubiquitin-protein ligase UPL6 isoform X2 — MFFSGDPTTRKRVDLGGRSSKERDRQKLLEQTRLERNRRLWLRQQNSAALKIQKYFRGRKVVEVERAKVREQFYKTYGKHCHHVDRHCFGPDSEFLRQLIFFVNAWNMNDFSVLVETCRLIQHFVRESGDVVELFAGTDYLSNHSLVVYRLKRLSFACIQAIHHNRNKLKDQLLMTGEEPSASTAILLQALVLILDPKLPWACKTVGYLLQRNVFSLFREVILTAKENINAKGSFGKVSALEHVLACMVSHVGQSPCICTNVDPQWSFSFQILTIPFLWKKFPYLKEVFASRSLTQYYTNQMALCVQNHANVLPTDMLNEFPGYACILGNILETTGAALSQPDCSFEMALDLAAVTTYLLEALPPIKSSSREIGEDDMIIGDESVEIVLDDNLQQQITNAIDSRFLVQLTNVLFGGISTAHGSHNEGPDDKEVAAVAAACAFLHVTFNTLPLERIMTVLAYRTELVPVLWNFMKRCHENQKWSSLPERFSYLLGDAPGWLLPLSVFCPVYKHMLMIVDNEEFYEQEKPLSLKDVRCLIVILRQALWQILWVNPSAHPSSGKFISNTSGHKKHPVEAIQSRVGTVASELLSQLQDWNNRRQFTPPSDFHADGVNDYFISQAVTEGTKAHDILKQAPFLIPFTSRVKIFTSQLASVRQRQEAHGVFTRNRFRIRRDHILEDAYNQMSALSEEDLRGLIRVTFVNEFGVEEPGIDGGGIFKDFMENITRAAFDVQYGLFKETADHLLYPNPGSGMIHEQHLQFFHFLGSLLAKAMFEGILVDIPFATFFLSKLKQKYNYLNDLPSLDPELYRHLIFLKHYKEDISELELYFVIVNNEYGEQTEEELLPGGKNIRVTNENVITFIHLVSNHRLNFQIRQQSTHFLRGFQQLMRKEWIDMFNEHELQLLISGSLDSLDVDDLRQNTNYAGGYHGEHYVIDMFWEVLKSFSLENQKKFLKFVTGCSRGPLLGFKYLEPLFCIQRAAGSASEEALDRLPTSATCMNLLKLPPYGSKEQLETKLLYAINADAGFDLS; from the exons ATGTTCTTCTCGGGTGATCCGACTACTCGGAAACGGGTTGATTTGGGCGGTCGGAGCTCCAAAGAGAGAGATAGGCAGAAACTTCTTGAACAAACGCGTTTGGAACGCAATCGCCGTCTTTGGTTGCGCCAGCAAAATTCTGCAGCTCTCAAGATTCAG AAATACTTCAGAGGGAGAAAGGTAGTGGAAGTTGAACGAGCCAAGGTGCGAGAGCAGTTCTACAAAACTTATGGAAAGCACTGCCATCATGTAGACAG GCATTGTTTTGGTCCAGACTCAGAGTTTCTCCGCCAGCTAATTTTCTTTGTCAATGCATGGAATATGAATGATTTTTCTGTTCTTGTTGAGACTTGCCGATTAATTCAGCATTTTGTTCGAGaaagtg GGGATGTCGTGGAACTCTTTGCAGGCACGGACTACTTATCCAATCATTCTTTGGTTGTCTACAGGTTGAAGCGACTCTCATTTGCTTGCATTCAGGCTATACATCACAACAG AAATAAATTGAAAGATCAACTGTTGATGACGGGAGAGGAGCCTAGTGCATCAACAGCCATATTGCTTCAAGCATTGGTTTTGATATTAGACCCTAAACTGCCATGGGCTTGTAAGACAGTTGGTTATCTCTTGCAAAGAAATGTATTCTCTCTGTTTAGAGAAGTTATTTTAACTGCAAAG GAAAACATAAATGCTAAAGGTTCTTTTGGGAAAGTATCTGCGTTAGAGCATGTGCTTGCTTGTATGGTTTCTCATGTTGGTCAGAGTCCATGTATTTGCACAAATGTGGATCCCCAGTGGAGTTTCTCATTCCAAATTCTTACAATCCCTTTCTTATGGAAAAAATTCCCATACTTAAAAGAG GTTTTTGCTTCTCGGAGCTTGACCCAATACTACACTAATCAGATGGCTTTGTGTGTGCAAAACCATGCTAATGTACTTCCCActgatatgttgaatgagtttcctGGTTATGCCTGCATTCTTGGTAATATATTAGAAACAACAGGTGCTGCTTTATCTCAGCCCGACTGCTCATTTGAAATG GCCTTAGACCTTGCAGCAGTTACAACATACTTATTGGAAGCTCTTCCTCCTATAAAATCTTCAAGCAGAGAAA TTGGGGAGGATGACATGATAATTGGTGATGAATCAGTGGAAATTGTTTTGGATGATAATTTGCAACAGCAGATAACAAATGCTATTGATTCACGTTTTCTTGTGCAATTG ACTAATGTGTTATTTGGAGGGATTTCCACTGCCCATGGTTCACATAATGAAGGCCCAGATGATAAGGAGGTGGCAGCTGTTGCAGCTGCGTGTGCTTTTTTGCATGTTACATTCAATACTTTACCTCTAGAGAGAATCATGACTGTACTAGCATATAGAACTGAACTTGTTCCAGTGCTTTGGAATTTTATGAAGCGATGTCATGAAAATCAAAAGTGGTCATCCTTGCCTGAGCGCTTTTCATATCTTCTGGGAGATGCACCTGGTTGGTTGCTACCTCTGTCCGTTTTTTGTCCAGTGTACAA GCACATGCTTATGATAGTTGATAATGAGGAGTTTTATGAGCAGGAGAAGCCTCTGTCTTTGAAGGATGTCAGATGCCTAATTGTCATTCTGAGACAG GCTTTGTGGCAGATCCTATGGGTGAATCCTTCAGCTCACCCCAGTTCTGGGAAATTCATCTCCAACACTTCTGGTCATAAGAAGCACCCTGTTGAAGCTATTCAAAGTAGGGTTGGTACTGTAGCCTCTGAGCTGCTATCCCAG TTGCAAGATTGGAATAACCGGCGGCAGTTCACTCCCCCTAGTGACTTCCATGCTGATGGtgtaaatgactattttatttCTCAG GCTGTAACGGAAGGCACAAAAGCGCATGACATATTGAAGCAAGCACCTTTCTTGATTCCATTCACTAGCAGAGTTAAAATATTCACT TCACAACTAGCCTCAGTCAGGCAGAGACAAGAGGCTCATGGTGTTTTTACCAGAAACCGGTTCAGAATACGAAGGGATCATATTCTGGAAGATGCGTATAATCAGATGAGTGCATTATCCGAAGAGGATCTTAGAGGACTG ATTCGTGTAACATTTGTCAATGAATTTGGAGTGGAGGAACCTGGTATCGATGGCGGTGGAATTTTCAAAGATTTTATGGAGAATATTACTCGAGCTGCATTTGACGTGCAGTATGGGTTATTTAAG GAAACAGCTGATCACCTTTTATACCCAAATCCTGGTTCGGGAATGATACATGAACAACACCTCCAATTTTTCCATTTCTTGGGATCACTCCTTGCTAAG GCCATGTTTGAAGGAATTCTTGTAGATATACCATTTGCAACATTCTTCTTGAGcaaattgaaacaaaa GTACAACTATTTAAATGATTTGCCTTCCTTGGACCCTGAGTTATATCGTCACCTTATTTTCTTGAAG CATTATAAAGAGGACATTTCAGAGTTGGAGCTCTACTTTGTAATTGTGAATAATGAATATGGAGAGCAAACAGAAGAAGAGCTGCTTCCAGGAGGCAAAAACATTCGTGTTACTAATGAGAATGTTATCACATTTATTCATCTTGTATCTAACCACCGATTGAATTTTCAG ATACGACAACAAAGTACACATTTCCTTAGGGGATTTCAGCAACTTATGCGGAAAGAGTGGATTGATATGTTTAATGAACACGAGTTGCAG CTTCTGATATCAGGTTCACTTGACAGCTTGGATGTTGATGACCTACGACAGAACACTAATTATGCAGGGGGCTATCATGGT GAGCACTATGTCATTGATATGTTTTGGGAAGTCCTCAAAAGCTTTTCTCTGGAAAACCAAAAGAAATTTTTGAA GTTTGTGACTGGTTGTTCCCGAGGACCGTTGCTGGGATTCAAATATCTTGAACCTTTATTTTGCATACAAAG AGCCGCTGGAAGTGCCTCTGAAGAAGCATTGGACCGGTTACCAACGTCTGCGACTTGTATGAACCTTTTAAAGCTTCCACCATACGGAAG CAAAGAGCAACTGGAAACCAAATTGCTATATGCTATAAATGCAGATGCTGGTTTTGATTTGAGTTGA
- the LOC107935159 gene encoding E3 ubiquitin-protein ligase UPL6 isoform X1, producing the protein MFFSGDPTTRKRVDLGGRSSKERDRQKLLEQTRLERNRRLWLRQQNSAALKIQKYFRGRKVVEVERAKVREQFYKTYGKHCHHVDRHCFGPDSEFLRQLIFFVNAWNMNDFSVLVETCRLIQHFVRESGDVVELFAGTDYLSNHSLVVYRLKRLSFACIQAIHHNRNKLKDQLLMTGEEPSASTAILLQALVLILDPKLPWACKTVGYLLQRNVFSLFREVILTAKENINAKGSFGKVSALEHVLACMVSHVGQSPCICTNVDPQWSFSFQILTIPFLWKKFPYLKEVFASRSLTQYYTNQMALCVQNHANVLPTDMLNEFPGYACILGNILETTGAALSQPDCSFEMALDLAAVTTYLLEALPPIKSSSRESSTVGEDDMIIGDESVEIVLDDNLQQQITNAIDSRFLVQLTNVLFGGISTAHGSHNEGPDDKEVAAVAAACAFLHVTFNTLPLERIMTVLAYRTELVPVLWNFMKRCHENQKWSSLPERFSYLLGDAPGWLLPLSVFCPVYKHMLMIVDNEEFYEQEKPLSLKDVRCLIVILRQALWQILWVNPSAHPSSGKFISNTSGHKKHPVEAIQSRVGTVASELLSQLQDWNNRRQFTPPSDFHADGVNDYFISQAVTEGTKAHDILKQAPFLIPFTSRVKIFTSQLASVRQRQEAHGVFTRNRFRIRRDHILEDAYNQMSALSEEDLRGLIRVTFVNEFGVEEPGIDGGGIFKDFMENITRAAFDVQYGLFKETADHLLYPNPGSGMIHEQHLQFFHFLGSLLAKAMFEGILVDIPFATFFLSKLKQKYNYLNDLPSLDPELYRHLIFLKHYKEDISELELYFVIVNNEYGEQTEEELLPGGKNIRVTNENVITFIHLVSNHRLNFQIRQQSTHFLRGFQQLMRKEWIDMFNEHELQLLISGSLDSLDVDDLRQNTNYAGGYHGEHYVIDMFWEVLKSFSLENQKKFLKFVTGCSRGPLLGFKYLEPLFCIQRAAGSASEEALDRLPTSATCMNLLKLPPYGSKEQLETKLLYAINADAGFDLS; encoded by the exons ATGTTCTTCTCGGGTGATCCGACTACTCGGAAACGGGTTGATTTGGGCGGTCGGAGCTCCAAAGAGAGAGATAGGCAGAAACTTCTTGAACAAACGCGTTTGGAACGCAATCGCCGTCTTTGGTTGCGCCAGCAAAATTCTGCAGCTCTCAAGATTCAG AAATACTTCAGAGGGAGAAAGGTAGTGGAAGTTGAACGAGCCAAGGTGCGAGAGCAGTTCTACAAAACTTATGGAAAGCACTGCCATCATGTAGACAG GCATTGTTTTGGTCCAGACTCAGAGTTTCTCCGCCAGCTAATTTTCTTTGTCAATGCATGGAATATGAATGATTTTTCTGTTCTTGTTGAGACTTGCCGATTAATTCAGCATTTTGTTCGAGaaagtg GGGATGTCGTGGAACTCTTTGCAGGCACGGACTACTTATCCAATCATTCTTTGGTTGTCTACAGGTTGAAGCGACTCTCATTTGCTTGCATTCAGGCTATACATCACAACAG AAATAAATTGAAAGATCAACTGTTGATGACGGGAGAGGAGCCTAGTGCATCAACAGCCATATTGCTTCAAGCATTGGTTTTGATATTAGACCCTAAACTGCCATGGGCTTGTAAGACAGTTGGTTATCTCTTGCAAAGAAATGTATTCTCTCTGTTTAGAGAAGTTATTTTAACTGCAAAG GAAAACATAAATGCTAAAGGTTCTTTTGGGAAAGTATCTGCGTTAGAGCATGTGCTTGCTTGTATGGTTTCTCATGTTGGTCAGAGTCCATGTATTTGCACAAATGTGGATCCCCAGTGGAGTTTCTCATTCCAAATTCTTACAATCCCTTTCTTATGGAAAAAATTCCCATACTTAAAAGAG GTTTTTGCTTCTCGGAGCTTGACCCAATACTACACTAATCAGATGGCTTTGTGTGTGCAAAACCATGCTAATGTACTTCCCActgatatgttgaatgagtttcctGGTTATGCCTGCATTCTTGGTAATATATTAGAAACAACAGGTGCTGCTTTATCTCAGCCCGACTGCTCATTTGAAATG GCCTTAGACCTTGCAGCAGTTACAACATACTTATTGGAAGCTCTTCCTCCTATAAAATCTTCAAGCAGAGAAA GTTCTACAGTTGGGGAGGATGACATGATAATTGGTGATGAATCAGTGGAAATTGTTTTGGATGATAATTTGCAACAGCAGATAACAAATGCTATTGATTCACGTTTTCTTGTGCAATTG ACTAATGTGTTATTTGGAGGGATTTCCACTGCCCATGGTTCACATAATGAAGGCCCAGATGATAAGGAGGTGGCAGCTGTTGCAGCTGCGTGTGCTTTTTTGCATGTTACATTCAATACTTTACCTCTAGAGAGAATCATGACTGTACTAGCATATAGAACTGAACTTGTTCCAGTGCTTTGGAATTTTATGAAGCGATGTCATGAAAATCAAAAGTGGTCATCCTTGCCTGAGCGCTTTTCATATCTTCTGGGAGATGCACCTGGTTGGTTGCTACCTCTGTCCGTTTTTTGTCCAGTGTACAA GCACATGCTTATGATAGTTGATAATGAGGAGTTTTATGAGCAGGAGAAGCCTCTGTCTTTGAAGGATGTCAGATGCCTAATTGTCATTCTGAGACAG GCTTTGTGGCAGATCCTATGGGTGAATCCTTCAGCTCACCCCAGTTCTGGGAAATTCATCTCCAACACTTCTGGTCATAAGAAGCACCCTGTTGAAGCTATTCAAAGTAGGGTTGGTACTGTAGCCTCTGAGCTGCTATCCCAG TTGCAAGATTGGAATAACCGGCGGCAGTTCACTCCCCCTAGTGACTTCCATGCTGATGGtgtaaatgactattttatttCTCAG GCTGTAACGGAAGGCACAAAAGCGCATGACATATTGAAGCAAGCACCTTTCTTGATTCCATTCACTAGCAGAGTTAAAATATTCACT TCACAACTAGCCTCAGTCAGGCAGAGACAAGAGGCTCATGGTGTTTTTACCAGAAACCGGTTCAGAATACGAAGGGATCATATTCTGGAAGATGCGTATAATCAGATGAGTGCATTATCCGAAGAGGATCTTAGAGGACTG ATTCGTGTAACATTTGTCAATGAATTTGGAGTGGAGGAACCTGGTATCGATGGCGGTGGAATTTTCAAAGATTTTATGGAGAATATTACTCGAGCTGCATTTGACGTGCAGTATGGGTTATTTAAG GAAACAGCTGATCACCTTTTATACCCAAATCCTGGTTCGGGAATGATACATGAACAACACCTCCAATTTTTCCATTTCTTGGGATCACTCCTTGCTAAG GCCATGTTTGAAGGAATTCTTGTAGATATACCATTTGCAACATTCTTCTTGAGcaaattgaaacaaaa GTACAACTATTTAAATGATTTGCCTTCCTTGGACCCTGAGTTATATCGTCACCTTATTTTCTTGAAG CATTATAAAGAGGACATTTCAGAGTTGGAGCTCTACTTTGTAATTGTGAATAATGAATATGGAGAGCAAACAGAAGAAGAGCTGCTTCCAGGAGGCAAAAACATTCGTGTTACTAATGAGAATGTTATCACATTTATTCATCTTGTATCTAACCACCGATTGAATTTTCAG ATACGACAACAAAGTACACATTTCCTTAGGGGATTTCAGCAACTTATGCGGAAAGAGTGGATTGATATGTTTAATGAACACGAGTTGCAG CTTCTGATATCAGGTTCACTTGACAGCTTGGATGTTGATGACCTACGACAGAACACTAATTATGCAGGGGGCTATCATGGT GAGCACTATGTCATTGATATGTTTTGGGAAGTCCTCAAAAGCTTTTCTCTGGAAAACCAAAAGAAATTTTTGAA GTTTGTGACTGGTTGTTCCCGAGGACCGTTGCTGGGATTCAAATATCTTGAACCTTTATTTTGCATACAAAG AGCCGCTGGAAGTGCCTCTGAAGAAGCATTGGACCGGTTACCAACGTCTGCGACTTGTATGAACCTTTTAAAGCTTCCACCATACGGAAG CAAAGAGCAACTGGAAACCAAATTGCTATATGCTATAAATGCAGATGCTGGTTTTGATTTGAGTTGA